TGTAAGGTGAAAATGATGCCGACTACACTACAGCAACTGCTGTTTGGGGGACAATTCATACACAAATGTGCTAGTTGTGCTTTTGTAGAAGGACAAAGATCaggaaaactccaaaaaaaatcttaagctaAATGTAAAATAAGAAGACCAAACAACCCAATCTGTATTTACCATGGTCTTTCAAGTTGAATAGGTGTACTGATATAAACTGAAACACTCCTACTGTAGGTTGCCctttttcaaaagagcaaaatgtATAAAGGCTTCACTAAGCTCTAATTGGATTTTGggttattttatttcacaataattCATTACTTCTTAATATTGTAAATTATTACATTAATTTCTGAGATACAACAATTTCTAAGATAACAACCATTATTGAGATGGGCGACTGCAGTCTGCGCAGTGTCGATGAACTCAGAAGGGGAAGATGCAAACACATTCTGTCCATGCAAATCCTCATCAATTAGTTTgtgagaggaaaaaagaaactcACAAGTTTACTGCAAAATTTAACGTTCACCTGTTGCCCACATTGATACACATAAACCAAAACCCCAAAATGACTAGTCATTTTAGAAGGTGTATTCAGACAAGTCTTCATTTTCATGACATAACATACTTTTTATATGTGGATGAGAGGcccaaatgtagaaaaaaatgttttgcaaaGTATCTATATTAGAGTGAGCAAGGCATAAATGTAATTGGTAAAAACATAATCAGAATAAGTGACAAATTAACCATACTTTGCAAAACTGTCTCAACTGTATGTAACCAACTTGGCTGAGATttatagtactgtgcaaaagtcttaagccacctttagctttgttgtttttgcagggttgaaatgagcatagaAATTTATTTCTCACCCTCTTTTCTTCAGACACAACAAGTAAATACAGGAAGTATGTACACAGCCATAAAAGACGCACGTAAAATAAATGGGTTGTAATGGTtaactatttagtgtgacccctgaccctatgacaagaagcagaacaaacacttagaaacatctgacatgtgctgaatgaaacctggtataatacatcagaaaatgaatgaatcaatctcATATTgcctgaacaaaagggttaaaaacatgttaagtgcaaagggaggtcacactcaATACTATTACTCTGGTTTAATATTTTAAGCTGTTTCATCTCTGAAACTTTtgtttaaagacccaaacacccactactgaccaaaagcatctactgatctaaaatgttaaacacctgttgatccatcaatcctatcaatatataaatcattttttaaaaattggtgtaaaatgcagtttttcattttttcatggtcatcagatatgacccatttggacattcagaggctccatagtgtacgtggaaacacagtcatcttctacaatattgattcaccagtaaaatctatggagtttgataaatgacaggggatggacacactagtttttatgttcagtaaattatatctttactgaaagtcactttttcttcagttttctctgttttatattataacctttggatttactctgagattcaatgaatatctacatgatcagtgaattaaatatagaaaaatgcatgatttaaattgaaaaactaaaaaaaaaagatgataatattacaataaatgtgataaatcccttaaggaaagttaaatataaagaaaaatttatttgagcactgtcataaaagtagcactgggtctttataggttaatgctATACATACTCCCCATATATCTAGATCCAGATCTATAAAATTGTATCTTaacacagagactgagaaatgcttaTGTGTGGCCATTAGTACTTTACTCTACCAACCAAACTACTATTAGCCTCACActattgcacagtactgtacactaACATCATGACACACCTGATTAAAGGTTTTAAAGTGGAGTTCTTTGAAGACAGCATCACGGTCCTCCACCTGCACCCAGCCCATGGATCTGAGCTCCATCAGCACCTGCTCCCGGTCAGCTGGAGAGAGCCAGTGAGCATCTGATGactgcagacaaacacacaacaaacaggcTTCTATCATCTACTGTCTCCACCTGAAAAGCTGTACAAATGTTAAGTGCAGCGTTGGGTTTTCTTGACATGTTTGTTACTGATGTTGAAATGGTGACAGAgggaacaaatacataaatataaaatgtcAAACAGTTCACTTATCCAATTCAAACACCGATTCAGTTTTTCCTGTGATGTGCAGCCAACATGACTCTGTCCGCAAGGTGGCAGTCTAACACCAGCAATCGGTGCTAACCTGGTGCTGATCTTTGCCTTATTACAACGCACACTAAAGGAAAGCTCTTGTAGGAGTTATATTGTGTAAATGACCTTTGGTCATATTGCTGGGATATTCACATGCATCTGAATTTAATAACTGTTCCTTAAGCTACATTTCATCTGGATCACTTAAAAATGGATCAAATCAATAACAAAATGTGTTCGTATAGGGAATGGGGACACTTAATTCAGctacaacataaaaaacaaaacaagacatcaCTTACAATCCAAACTTATTAAACTACGAATGTGATCAAACCGAAGCAAAGACTGACGAAATAAACAGAAGGAATGACgtcaaaatactaaataaaactacaaaatgtAGGTGTATAACTTAATTTTAGTCCTCCGAATTGAAGACCACGACATCCAACTCGGGAAACACAAATTTGGTGTGTAACTTGTGTCGTCGTAGAAATGTGCAATTAAACATTAACTcgaagacccagcgctacttttgtggcaggtcctAAATGAGTTTTCcctctatattcaacctttcctaagtgatttatcaccattaattgtacTTTTAACTTCTTTAATTgtcttttttctgtgaaaatcagttattttcctatatttaaattactactcatgttcataaaagctcagattaaagttgagggttattatatcaaaaacaaaggaaactgaagaaaaattgaatttttcagcaaaaatatcatcaactgaacataaaccaagtgtctccatccactgtcattgatccaactccatgggatttactggtgaaacaatgttgtggaagatgacggtgttttcacgttcataacagagcctctgaacgtccaaatggatcacatctcatgagcatgaaaagacgacaaactgtatttttacaccaattatttaaacttattaataggtttagtggttcagaagttattaaacattttacatcagtagatgattttggtcgatcctggatgtttgggtctttatgagttaaaattagAAGTTTATTGAGGAAGTCTGGCTAACGGATGTTTACAGAGGTTGTCACTTGCGATTCAGAGTTACATTGCACACTATTTGACAAACCTCGTGAAATGACACGCTCATACTTTCAGAACCTAAGCgtggtttgtacattaataagATGCTCTACTTCAGAGGCTAATGCTAACTGACTGTTAAGCGGCTCACTCACCATCACAGTGGAGTTGTTCCGGGGGAGCGGCGGCAGCAGCAGTCCGCCCAGCCTGCACAGACAGCCGCGGGGCCAGGAGGAGCTCGTCCTCAGGGTAAATATTAACCCAGACATGGGAACCGCCTCGTCACTTCTCCAGCTGTCCCCCTGTCCCTCCGCCTCGGTCTGCTGAGTGCTCTCACGCGCCTTACTGGTCCTCCGTCTGTTTGTTTATGGCTGTTCAACTCACCGCCTGATCAGAAACTGTGTCTGTGATTTGTAGTCTTTAATGTGCCTGCAAGTGTTTCatctaaaacataacaaattaacaaGAGAGTATAGTTTCAAAATTAACAAGAGAGTATAGTTGCAAAATGAAGAACACAAATATCATAAATGCATATATTACTTCCAGTGATGTAAAGCATATTTAATACtcatttactgagtattttttttacatgatgcGTTTAATTTCTGTGGTCTCTATTTAgtcttatgtaaatatgtatgtagttTATaaagttttattacttttttttttttatgtattgtttgTCTCCTGCACTATCTTTATATCtctatgcatgcatgcatgtacacAAATATCTAAAATACCTTTCTTGTCTTTCATTGCCCCCTCCCAACCTTTTGGAGATAGGTTGCTGCCATCAAATTTaggctttttttccccttaaaactgcacattttctcAGTTGCAACATttgatattttctttattattctcaATTGCTACATTTTCtttgttctattgtgaataaaatatgggttgaTGAGACTGGCAAATTATTGCATTCTGCTTATATTTACTTTTTCCACAGCATCCTAATTTTTTTGGAACTGGGGTTTTAATTTCAATACAGTACAAGGCAATTTGAAGTttaagaaaatagaagaaaatgtcAATTTGGATCTGAGAATCTCAGTTCCAACTGGCTGACATGTGTACATTAAacgttgttaataataataataattagagttctatagcacttttcaaggcatcaaatcgctttacattattgatccattattcattcattctcacattcacactctggtggtggtaaactacgtttgtagccacagctgccctggtggtaaactacgtttgtagccacagctgccctggggcaggctgatggaagtgtggctgccaattcgcacctaacggcccctccgaccaccaccaaacattcatacaccagtttaAGTGGCATTGGAGGCAAGGTggttgaagtgtcttgcccaaggacacaacagactgactaggatagaagGGGATTTGAAACAGCAATCCTTCAGTTGTTGGACGACCCACTCTCCCTCCTGTGCCATGGCCACCACTAGACAACAGCTATATGATGCAGGTGGATGTCTACAGGTCtaaataaatacactgaattCTACAGAAATGGTAATTTGATTAATCGCTTGGAGCCACTCAAATGTGTTttagaaatttggtatttacatatggcaggggtgtcaaactcattttagtccaggggccacattcacccctattcaatctcaagcgggccaaaccattaaaataatagcataatgacctgtaaataatgacaactccaattttttctcttggttttagtgccatgaaaaacattaaattatgaaaatatttacatttacaaactatccaaacaaaaaagatgtgaataactagcaaaaaataccagaaaaaaacagaaaaatgagtgatttttttttaatattgtgcctcaacttttcacttgtacttgtgcattacacacaatattacacaaa
The Sphaeramia orbicularis chromosome 14, fSphaOr1.1, whole genome shotgun sequence DNA segment above includes these coding regions:
- the LOC115433419 gene encoding pterin-4-alpha-carbinolamine dehydratase 2, translated to MSGLIFTLRTSSSWPRGCLCRLGGLLLPPLPRNNSTVMSSDAHWLSPADREQVLMELRSMGWVQVEDRDAVFKELHFKTFNQAFGFMSRVALQAEKMNHHPEWFNVYNKVQITLTTHDCGGLSKRDVKMAKFIDKISLSM